CAGCGCCATCAGGACCACGGCGAAGGGGTAGCCGAGTTGCCAGTGCAACTCGGGCATCTCGTCGAAGTTCATGCCGTAGACGGTGCCGATCAGGGTCGGCGCGAACAGGATGGCTGCCCAGGCCGAGATCCGCTTGACCTCCTCGTTCTGGTCGAGGCTGGCCTCGGTGAGCGCCGTCATCTCCTCGTTCTGCTTCTGGGCGACGAGGGTGGCGTTGACGGTGAGGATGTCGCGCAGCAGCTGGCGGAAGCCGTCGACCTGCTCGATCACCTGGGTGAGGTGGTCATCGACGTCGCGCAGGTAGCGCTGCAGCTCGTCGTCGGTGCCGTACTTCGAGAAGCCCAGCGTGAGCTGGCGCAGCACGGTCGCGAGCGGACGGGTGGCGCGCTGGAACTCGATGACCTCGCGGGTCAGCTCGTAGATGCGCCGCGACACCGCGGGATCCCCGCCGAAGACCTCGGTCTCGATCTCGTCGATGTCGTTCTCGAGGCCCGCGACGACCGGCAGGTAGCCGTCGACGACCCGGTCCAGGATCGCGTAGAGGATCGCCTCGGGCCCGAGCCGGAGCAGGTCCGGGTTGCTCTCGAGACGGCGCCGGACGGCGGCGATGTCGGGCGCCTCCGCGTGCCGGAGCGTGACGACGAAGTCCCGGCCCACGAAGAGGTGGACCTCGCCGAACTCGACCTCCTCGACGTCGTCGAGATAGCGGGCCGCGCGCAGGACGACAAACAGGGTGTCGTCGTACCGCTCCAGCTTGGGGCGCTGGTGGGCGACGATCGCGTCCTCGACCGCGAGCTCGTGGAGGCCGAACTCCTCGGCCAGCGAGGCGAGCTCGTGGTGCTCGGGCCGGTACAGCCCGATCCAGGCGACGGCCTGGTCGTTGTCGTTGAGGGCGCGGTAGCTCTCGGCGAGCGTGGTCGGCGACGCGACCCGGTCACCGTCGACGTACACCGCGCTGTCGACCAGGCTGGCGCTGGGTGGCCGGCCGGCGCCGGACGGGACGGCGGCGCCGGTCGGGACGACTTGCGGCGGACGGCGGCTCCGGCCGGTCAGGCTGCGGATGGGCGTGCGGATGGTCCTCGCGGACCGGTGCTGGGACATGCGAGATCCTCGGGGTGGTGAGCGGGGGTGGGACTGGGAGGTTGGCCATCCATCGCCGGTCACCTCCTCGCTCCGGGAATCCACAGGTCGTGTCCAGCATAGGGACCCCGGTCGACCGGCGGCCAACCCTCGGCCGGCTCGCGTGCCGCGCACTGTGACCCAACGCACGCGTCCCACCGAGCGGCCCGATGAGGGCGCCGCTACACCCGGGGCCTACGATCGAGCCGCTTTGGCCGACTGTTACAAGGGGAAGCGTTGAGCACCACCGAAGACAAGTTCACCCGCTGGAAGCACCACGAAGAGCTGGCCGAGGCGATGATCCCCATCGTCGGCAAGCTCCACCGCGAGAAGGATGTGACGATCCTTCTGCACAGCCGCTCGCTGGTGAACAAGTCGGTCATCGACATCCTCAAGACCCACCGCTACGCACGCCAGATCGACGGCGTCGAGCTGTCGGTGCGCGACACCTTCCCCTTTCTCGAGGCGATCGCCGCGCTCGACCTCGGCGCCGCCAAGGTCGACCTCGCGCTGCTGATCCGGGCCTACCGGGCCACCGACGGCGCGCCGTCGATCGCCGACTTCACCGCCGCCGCGCTGGCCGAGGCCACCGGCGAGAACAAGAGCCCGGCGCCGTGCCCGCAGGACGTGGTCCTCTACGGCTTCGGCCGGATCGGCCGCCTCGTCGCGCGCCTCCTGGTCGAGAAGTCCGGCTCCGGCAACGGCCTGCGGCTGCGCGCCGTCGTCGTCCGCAAGGGCAAGGGCGACGACCTGAAGAAGCGTGCCTCGCTGCTGCGCCGCGACTCGATCCACGGTGCCTTCAACGGGTCGATCACGGTCGACGAGGAGAAGAGCCAGATCATCGCCAACGGCAACGTGATCCAGGTGATCTACTCGAACTCGCCCGACGAGATCGACTACACCGAGTACGGCATCGACGACGCGATCCTCATCGACAACACCGGCATCTGGCGCGATCGCGAGGGCCTGTCGAACCACCTGCGCCCCGGCATCGCCAAGGTGCTGCTGACCGCGCCCGGCAAGGGCGACGTCCCCAATATCGTCCACGGCGTCAACCACCTCGACGTCGACCTCGACGAGAAGGTGCTCTCCTGCGCCTCGTGTACGACGAACGCGATCGTCCCGCCGCTCAAGGCGATGGAGGACGAGTTCGGCATCGTCCGCGGCCACGTCGAGACGGTGCACTCGTTCACCAACGACCAGAACCTGCTCGACAACTACCACAAGGCCGACCGTCGCGGCCGCTCCGCGCCGCTCAACCTGGTCATCACCGAGACCGGCGCCGCCTCGGCCGTGGCGAAGGTCCTCCCCGACCTCCAGGCCCGGATCACCGGCAACTCGATCCGGGTCCCCACGCCCGACGTCTCGATCGCCATCCTGAGCCTGCAGCTCAAGCGGGAGACGACGCGCGAGGAGGTCAACGACCACCTGCGCAAGGCGTCCCTGGTCGGCCCCCTGGCCCGCAACCTCGACTACACGACCGCCTCCGACGCCGTGTCGACCGACTTCATCGGCGCCCGCGCGGCCTCGATCGTCGACGGCGGCGCCTCGATCGTCGACGGCGACTCGGCCATCCTCTACGTCTGGTACGACAACGAGTTCGGCTACTCCTGCCAGGTGCTGCGCACGGTGCAGTACATCTGCGGCGTGGAGTACACGACGCTGCCCCGAGCCTGACCCCACGCGGTCGCCACCGACCGCCCGGTGTGCGCCGGTCCCGCCCCTTGCGAGGGGCCCGGGACCGGCGCACACTGCAATTGAGGGGGGTTCACTCGTGGAGGTGGAACCATGAACGACAGCCCGGAGTCCGGCGTCGACGTCCTCGCCGACACCGTCACGCAGACCCACGCGGTGCTCCACGCCCGGATGCGCAGCGCCGAGGCCTGCCGTCCGACGCGGGACCGGCCGCGGGCGGCGTACAGCGCCGCCGACCCGTTCCTGGCCGGCACCAGCCGCCATGTGGCCGCGGCGAACGCCGTCCTCGTGCCGGCCGCCCGCCGGCACCTGGAGCAGGGCCCCCGGCGCGCCCACGACTTCGCCCGCCAGAGCCGGCGACTCGAGGTGGCCCTGGCCGAGCTCAAGGCCAAGCTCTACGGCTCCACCTTCGCCGTACGACGGCCGTGGACCTCGATCTGGGAGGAGGTCGAGCGCGAGCTGGCCGCCACGCGCGAGCTGGAGCTCCGGCTGGTGGACGACCTGGGCGATGCCACCTCCGCCGACGAGTGCGGGCGGCTCGCCGACCGCCTGTTCCGCACCGAGCGGCGCGTGCCGACCCGGCCGCACCCCTACCTCCCCCATCGCGGTGTGTCCGGTCGGCTGGCCCGCCGGGTCGCGCTGCGGGTGGACCGCTTCTGGGACACCGCCGAGGGCCGGATGATCCCCGAGCCGGTGCGGCCGCGCCGCTCGCGCGACGGGCGGGTCGCCCAGTACCTGTTGGCCGACCCGCACCTCCCGGGCTGACCGGACGTCCCAGCACCGCGGCTGTTACATCGAACCGGGTGAGGATCACCACGCCGCGAACGTGATCTCGACCACTGCGCCGGCCCTGGCAAGTGGGTCGAATGGTCGGTCGAGACCTGCCCGACCCGGGGAGGCCGCCCGCGTCGCGCCGAGGCCCGCGCTCGACGGTGGGGAGACATCGACCACGATGAAGTAAGCGCGGGCACGGGGGACCCAGGCAGTACGCCGGAACGAGATCCGGCTCGGGGCGAAGGGACACGACATCCCTGGGCACCAGCAGCCCAAGCCCGACAGGTCATCTCTCGCAGGCGCCGCTGACGGAGTTCTTTTTCTGATGTCCACCATCGCGTCGCGCGCTGCCGCGCGCCTGCTCGTCGTCCCCGTCCTTGCGACCGCGTGCCTGCTCACGCCGGCACCGCAGGCCCACGCCGACGACGACGTCATCTCCACCCTCGCGGAGCAGAACAAGGAGCACGCCGCCGACGACCCGGCCGACGGCAAGAAGTCCAAGAAGGAGAAGGCCGAGGAGCGCGCCGAGAAGCGCATCGACAAGGTCATGGCCACCGTCCGCTCGCGTGCCGGCAAGCCCTATGCGTACGGCGCGGCCGGGCCGAACGCCTTCGACTGCTCGGGCCTCGTGCAGTGGGTCTACCGCCATGTCGGCGAGAACCTGCCCCGCACCTCCTCCGCCCAGGCCGGCGCCACACAGCGGGTGCGCAGCCCGCAGGTCGGCGACCTGGTGTTCTTCACCAGTGGCGGCCGCGTCTACCACGTCGGCATCTACGCCGGCGCGCGCATGATCTGGCACGCCTCGCGGCCCGGCGTCCCGGTGCGTAAGGACCGGATCTGGTCCGGCTCGGTCTTCTACGGCCGGGTCCGCTGAGCCTCCACACCCCGGACGCCGGCACTCCGTATGAGGGAGTGCCGGCGTCCGCATGCCCAGCGCCGTGCGCCCGCGGGGCGGGCCCCCAGGTCGACTAGGTTCTCCCCATGACCGTCTACGTCGACGACATGCAGCGGCCCGCGATCGTGGGCCCGGTCGACGGCGTCTGGTCGCACCTGCTCTCCGACCTCCCCGGCGAGGCCGGGCGCCGCGAGCTGCTGGCCTTCGCCGAGCGGCTCGGCATCGAGGCCCGCTGGATCCAGAACCCGGGCACGGCCACCGAGCACTTCGACGTCACCGAGCCGACCCGCCAGCGGGCGCTGGCGCTCGGCGCCGCCCCGATCCGATACGGCCGCGCGGTGGCCGCGATCACCCGCGCGAAGCGGGAGTCGCCGACCCGGCGCGTTTGAACGCGCCGGGTCGGCGCCTTTTTCGCGTTCAGACGCGCCGGGTCGGTGCTAGCGGCCCGTGAACTCCGGCGGACGCCGCTCGAGGAACGCCAGCATCGCCTCGTCCAGGTCGTCGCTGAGCAGGAAGGCCGCGTTCCACACGGCGGTGTAGCGCAGGCCCGCCTCCACCCGCGGGCCGCGCTCGGCCTCGAGGACGTCCTTGACGCCGCGCAGCACCAGGGGCGAGTTCGCCGCCATCCGCGCGGCGATCCCGGCGGCCGCCGTACGGGCCTCGTCGGCGCTCGGGTGGACGTGGTTGACCAGGCCGATCCGCGCGGCGCGGTCGGCGTCGATGTCGTCGCCGGTGAGTGCGAGCTCGCGCAGGTGCCCGTCGCCGATCACGCCGACCAGACGCTGCAGGCTGCCGAGGTCGGCGACGATCCCGACCTTGGCCTCGCGCACGCTGAACACGGCGTCGGCCGAGGCGACCCGGACGTCGCAGGCCACCGCGAGGTCGACACCACCCCCGATGCACCAGCCGGTGACCGCGGCGACCGTCGGCTTGCGGAGGTTGGCCACGACGTCGAGCGCCGCCTGCCAGCGCCGGATCAGCGCCA
This region of Nocardioides sp. L-11A genomic DNA includes:
- a CDS encoding C40 family peptidase encodes the protein MSTIASRAAARLLVVPVLATACLLTPAPQAHADDDVISTLAEQNKEHAADDPADGKKSKKEKAEERAEKRIDKVMATVRSRAGKPYAYGAAGPNAFDCSGLVQWVYRHVGENLPRTSSAQAGATQRVRSPQVGDLVFFTSGGRVYHVGIYAGARMIWHASRPGVPVRKDRIWSGSVFYGRVR
- a CDS encoding crotonase/enoyl-CoA hydratase family protein; protein product: MTESRFTVSRDGAVATVGLAGPGGKAVMDDAFFGELAATFAGLDADDAVRAVVLAGAGKHFSYGLDLAAAAQTFAPLRAATHAGARQELLALIRRWQAALDVVANLRKPTVAAVTGWCIGGGVDLAVACDVRVASADAVFSVREAKVGIVADLGSLQRLVGVIGDGHLRELALTGDDIDADRAARIGLVNHVHPSADEARTAAAGIAARMAANSPLVLRGVKDVLEAERGPRVEAGLRYTAVWNAAFLLSDDLDEAMLAFLERRPPEFTGR
- a CDS encoding DUF4031 domain-containing protein; this translates as MTVYVDDMQRPAIVGPVDGVWSHLLSDLPGEAGRRELLAFAERLGIEARWIQNPGTATEHFDVTEPTRQRALALGAAPIRYGRAVAAITRAKRESPTRRV
- the corA gene encoding magnesium/cobalt transporter CorA, with the protein product MSQHRSARTIRTPIRSLTGRSRRPPQVVPTGAAVPSGAGRPPSASLVDSAVYVDGDRVASPTTLAESYRALNDNDQAVAWIGLYRPEHHELASLAEEFGLHELAVEDAIVAHQRPKLERYDDTLFVVLRAARYLDDVEEVEFGEVHLFVGRDFVVTLRHAEAPDIAAVRRRLESNPDLLRLGPEAILYAILDRVVDGYLPVVAGLENDIDEIETEVFGGDPAVSRRIYELTREVIEFQRATRPLATVLRQLTLGFSKYGTDDELQRYLRDVDDHLTQVIEQVDGFRQLLRDILTVNATLVAQKQNEEMTALTEASLDQNEEVKRISAWAAILFAPTLIGTVYGMNFDEMPELHWQLGYPFAVVLMALVSVGLYAVFRRRGWI
- a CDS encoding glyceraldehyde-3-phosphate dehydrogenase, with the translated sequence MSTTEDKFTRWKHHEELAEAMIPIVGKLHREKDVTILLHSRSLVNKSVIDILKTHRYARQIDGVELSVRDTFPFLEAIAALDLGAAKVDLALLIRAYRATDGAPSIADFTAAALAEATGENKSPAPCPQDVVLYGFGRIGRLVARLLVEKSGSGNGLRLRAVVVRKGKGDDLKKRASLLRRDSIHGAFNGSITVDEEKSQIIANGNVIQVIYSNSPDEIDYTEYGIDDAILIDNTGIWRDREGLSNHLRPGIAKVLLTAPGKGDVPNIVHGVNHLDVDLDEKVLSCASCTTNAIVPPLKAMEDEFGIVRGHVETVHSFTNDQNLLDNYHKADRRGRSAPLNLVITETGAASAVAKVLPDLQARITGNSIRVPTPDVSIAILSLQLKRETTREEVNDHLRKASLVGPLARNLDYTTASDAVSTDFIGARAASIVDGGASIVDGDSAILYVWYDNEFGYSCQVLRTVQYICGVEYTTLPRA